Proteins from a single region of Oscillatoria sp. FACHB-1406:
- a CDS encoding metallophosphoesterase, whose translation MSLKRRQFLGLSALGGLSLALGSHFLAKAPSPHETADAREPVSLSPASNLPLLRFVSVGDTGSGAEDQYAVGRAIAQYREQNPFPFVLLAGDNIYTNGEIEKIEAVFERPYESLLANGVKFYATLGNHDIRTENGDLQIEYPGFNMGGRYYTFRKEDVQFFVLDTNQFYVPDASNNPAGDAQLAWLELELERSTAPWKVVLGHHQIYSSGHYGVNQAFVAKFSPLFEKYGVQVYINGHEHHYERSNAIAGTTYIICGGGGAYLRPLEARQEFSAYAESRFSFVTYEVYRDRMVIKGLGTDGQVFDEGSIALKAV comes from the coding sequence ATGAGTTTAAAACGCCGTCAATTTCTCGGACTGAGTGCTTTAGGTGGATTGTCGTTAGCGCTGGGCAGTCATTTCCTCGCCAAAGCGCCCTCGCCTCACGAAACCGCCGACGCGCGCGAACCGGTTTCCTTATCCCCCGCTTCCAACTTACCCCTGCTGCGCTTTGTTTCGGTGGGAGATACGGGCTCGGGAGCAGAAGATCAGTATGCCGTCGGGCGCGCGATCGCGCAATATCGCGAGCAAAATCCTTTCCCCTTCGTCCTGCTCGCGGGCGACAATATCTACACCAACGGCGAAATCGAGAAGATCGAAGCTGTATTCGAGCGTCCCTACGAATCCTTACTCGCGAACGGCGTGAAGTTTTATGCGACCCTAGGCAATCACGACATTCGCACTGAAAACGGCGACCTCCAAATTGAATATCCCGGGTTTAATATGGGAGGGCGTTACTATACCTTCCGCAAAGAGGACGTGCAATTTTTTGTCCTCGATACCAATCAGTTCTACGTCCCCGATGCGTCGAATAATCCCGCAGGCGACGCACAACTCGCGTGGTTGGAGTTGGAGTTAGAACGCAGCACTGCACCGTGGAAGGTGGTACTCGGACACCATCAGATTTATTCTTCCGGTCATTACGGTGTGAATCAAGCTTTTGTGGCCAAGTTTTCGCCCCTGTTTGAGAAATATGGCGTGCAAGTTTATATTAACGGTCACGAACATCATTACGAACGCTCGAATGCGATCGCCGGAACGACGTATATTATCTGCGGTGGCGGCGGAGCGTATTTGCGTCCGCTGGAAGCAAGGCAAGAGTTTTCGGCTTATGCCGAATCGCGGTTTAGTTTTGTGACCTATGAAGTATACCGCGATCGCATGGTTATTAAAGGACTTGGCACCGACGGGCAGGTTTTTGATGAAGGAAGCATTGCTTTGAAAGCTGTATAA
- a CDS encoding TIGR02452 family protein — translation MSLKNIARETLEMLDRGFFIAPNGEQISLQPALENAIAQTRLYTPEEGAQLLNAAPSSPGNLATLEVTDETTQIAAYRLVVTESVPDLVLLNFASARNPGGGFLNGAKAQEEDLARCSGLYPCLLTQPAYYEANRANESVLYSDRIIYSPRVPWFRTRSHDAPNTLFLASVITAPAPNAGVALQRNPGCAKEIETALRRRAGIVLAIAAAQGHRNLLLGAWGCGVFQNQPPLVADAFGKWLSSERFFGAFDRVVFAIYDRTADKATLKAFQARFS, via the coding sequence ATGTCCCTTAAAAATATTGCTCGAGAAACGCTAGAAATGCTCGATCGCGGTTTCTTTATCGCTCCTAACGGCGAGCAAATTTCCTTGCAACCCGCCTTAGAAAACGCGATCGCACAAACTCGCCTTTACACCCCCGAAGAAGGCGCACAGTTACTAAACGCCGCCCCTTCCTCACCGGGCAACCTTGCAACCCTTGAAGTCACCGATGAAACCACCCAGATTGCAGCTTACCGCCTCGTTGTAACCGAATCCGTCCCCGATCTCGTCCTATTAAACTTTGCCTCAGCCCGCAATCCCGGCGGCGGATTCCTCAACGGAGCTAAGGCGCAGGAAGAAGATTTGGCGCGCTGTTCGGGGCTATATCCTTGTTTGCTAACGCAACCGGCTTACTACGAAGCCAATCGAGCCAATGAATCGGTACTTTACAGCGATCGTATCATCTACTCGCCCCGCGTGCCGTGGTTTCGCACTCGCAGCCACGATGCCCCCAACACCCTATTTTTAGCCTCAGTGATTACCGCCCCCGCACCGAATGCTGGAGTCGCCCTTCAACGCAATCCGGGTTGCGCCAAGGAGATAGAGACAGCGTTACGCCGCCGTGCTGGGATAGTGCTGGCGATCGCTGCTGCCCAAGGACATCGCAACCTACTTTTAGGCGCTTGGGGCTGCGGCGTATTCCAAAACCAACCGCCTTTAGTTGCCGATGCGTTTGGAAAATGGCTCTCTTCCGAACGATTTTTCGGGGCATTCGATCGCGTCGTCTTTGCAATCTACGATCGCACCGCCGATAAAGCAACTCTCAAAGCGTTTCAAGCGCGATTTTCCTAG
- a CDS encoding cation:proton antiporter: MAAVSPFLLDLTSVLSASAIGGFVANRLKQPVLLGYLAIGILVGPSGFGLLDTPERIQPFAEIGVAFLLFALGVEFSLTELKRVKDIAIQGSVLQMGSTILLVALGSFVLSVVRSPLEGLFLGAVLSLSSTAVVLKTLTERGETNTVHGQAMLAILIVQDLALGLMLALLPALKNPEDFGTALGVALLKVLLFFTLALAAGYWLVPPIIKRIAQTENSELFLLVTIALCLGVALLTASLGLSIEMGAFVAGLMLSEIDYSDQALAKVLPLRDTFASLFFVSIGMLIDPGVLWNNAVIILELVVLIMVGKALIVLPIILRFGYSFKTAILVSLGLNQIGEFSFVLALKGFEMGLIEREKYLLLVGTTAITLVITPIAMKFSPRLADKLANFPPLERYLRQWQRDKPLFVPETLCNHIVVAGYGRVGRVVTNILRDRGYPLIVIDNSEAAIQKLRSEGMPYIFGDSDSKLVLEKAHLEKAKALAIALPDPGSTRLLLKHALEIAPNLDIVARSHENSEIDLLTQMGATEVVQPEFEAALEIGSHLLSTLGESKPAIDDTISTLRTNRYLNIRPERAAIAFQNDISEAATSLHNEWIDVPTPSPLDGATLASANVRNLTGVTVMAIQSGGETSYYPKAQTALRSGDRLLVVGKRSEVAALRALLADDSSSSGAI, from the coding sequence ATGGCAGCCGTCAGTCCCTTCCTTCTCGATTTGACTTCGGTTTTAAGTGCCTCCGCGATCGGAGGATTCGTGGCGAATCGCCTCAAGCAACCCGTGCTTTTAGGTTACTTGGCAATAGGAATTTTAGTCGGCCCTTCGGGTTTCGGACTTTTAGATACGCCCGAACGCATTCAACCCTTCGCAGAAATCGGCGTTGCTTTTCTTCTTTTCGCCCTCGGCGTTGAATTTTCTCTCACAGAATTGAAGCGCGTTAAGGATATTGCCATCCAAGGCAGCGTCTTACAGATGGGTTCGACCATTTTATTGGTTGCTTTGGGATCCTTCGTTTTAAGTGTTGTCAGATCTCCCCTCGAAGGCTTATTTTTAGGAGCAGTTTTATCGCTTTCCTCAACCGCTGTTGTTTTAAAAACGCTTACCGAGCGCGGCGAAACGAATACGGTTCACGGTCAAGCAATGCTGGCAATTTTAATCGTTCAAGATTTAGCATTGGGGTTAATGTTAGCCTTGTTGCCCGCGCTCAAAAATCCGGAAGATTTTGGAACGGCTTTAGGGGTCGCCCTGTTGAAAGTTTTGCTCTTTTTTACTCTAGCTTTAGCAGCGGGATATTGGCTCGTACCGCCGATTATTAAACGGATTGCCCAAACGGAGAATAGCGAATTATTTTTGTTAGTGACGATTGCTTTGTGTTTGGGCGTTGCTTTACTGACGGCAAGTTTGGGGTTATCGATTGAAATGGGAGCGTTTGTGGCAGGTTTGATGCTCTCAGAAATCGATTATTCCGACCAAGCCCTGGCTAAAGTTCTACCGCTTAGAGATACTTTCGCGAGTTTATTCTTTGTTTCAATCGGGATGCTGATCGATCCAGGGGTTTTATGGAATAACGCCGTTATTATCCTGGAATTAGTTGTCTTGATTATGGTCGGAAAAGCGCTGATTGTGCTGCCGATTATTCTGAGGTTTGGATATTCCTTTAAAACAGCAATATTAGTGAGTTTAGGACTCAATCAAATTGGAGAGTTTTCCTTTGTTTTAGCCTTAAAAGGCTTTGAAATGGGGTTAATCGAACGGGAAAAGTATTTATTGTTGGTGGGAACGACAGCGATTACTTTAGTGATTACTCCGATCGCGATGAAATTTTCGCCCCGCCTTGCGGATAAACTCGCTAATTTTCCCCCACTCGAACGATACTTGCGCCAGTGGCAGCGCGATAAGCCCCTATTTGTCCCCGAAACGCTTTGCAATCATATCGTTGTAGCGGGATACGGGCGCGTCGGGCGCGTCGTGACCAATATTTTACGCGATCGCGGTTATCCTCTCATCGTCATCGACAATAGCGAAGCCGCAATCCAAAAGTTACGATCCGAAGGAATGCCCTATATTTTCGGCGATAGCGACTCGAAGCTGGTTTTGGAAAAAGCGCATTTAGAAAAAGCAAAAGCCCTCGCCATTGCGCTTCCCGATCCCGGCAGTACCCGCCTGCTGCTCAAACACGCCCTCGAAATCGCCCCAAATTTGGACATTGTGGCGAGATCGCACGAAAATAGCGAAATTGACCTTTTGACCCAAATGGGAGCCACAGAGGTCGTCCAACCGGAGTTTGAGGCAGCTTTAGAGATTGGTTCCCACCTCCTTTCTACCCTCGGCGAAAGCAAACCCGCGATCGACGACACCATTTCGACGCTACGCACCAATCGCTACCTCAATATTCGCCCGGAACGCGCCGCGATCGCCTTCCAAAACGATATCAGCGAGGCGGCAACTAGCCTGCACAACGAATGGATTGACGTTCCTACTCCTTCTCCCCTCGATGGTGCAACCCTAGCCTCTGCTAACGTGCGCAACTTAACCGGCGTGACGGTCATGGCGATTCAAAGCGGCGGCGAGACGAGTTATTATCCTAAAGCACAAACGGCGTTGAGATCGGGCGATCGCCTTTTAGTCGTCGGCAAGCGTTCCGAAGTTGCCGCCCTGAGAGCCTTGCTAGCGGACGATTCATCGAGTTCTGGGGCGATTTGA
- a CDS encoding DUF4336 domain-containing protein: MPIWVMGTEERGRDTITTLNSSSRPGDWFWGFWPLVPIYPYARRQTLRQEIIPDTLWTFEQVQGIFYVVVPVRMTVVKLEAGGLLVYSPVAPTPECKRLLRELEAQHGEVKYIILPTISGLEHKVFVGPFARCFPNAQVYVAPQQWSFPIDLPLSWLGFPPERTEVLPPDSSKTPFADEFDYEILGPIDLGLRPFSEVAFFHKRSRSLLVTDTIVSIPEEPPEVVQLDPYPLLFHARDEARDRIEDSPQLRRKGWQRICLFALYFRASVLDTIPLLKAFLLASNAPERSKKAYFGIYPFKWKENWQQSFAALRKSNLLVAPILQTLILNRNSKETLNWAKRIGRWDFKRIVPCHFSAPITADWQQFREAFTFLEGKNSLPRADFEVMEQIDEILVRTRIVPPAR, translated from the coding sequence ATGCCGATTTGGGTTATGGGGACAGAAGAACGCGGGCGCGATACAATAACGACTCTAAACTCCTCTAGTCGTCCGGGAGATTGGTTTTGGGGATTTTGGCCGTTGGTTCCCATCTATCCCTACGCACGGCGACAGACACTGCGCCAAGAAATCATACCCGATACACTCTGGACGTTCGAGCAAGTCCAAGGCATTTTTTATGTTGTCGTTCCGGTGCGAATGACGGTGGTGAAGTTGGAAGCAGGCGGATTGTTGGTGTATTCTCCCGTCGCCCCAACGCCAGAATGCAAGCGCCTATTGCGGGAGTTGGAAGCGCAGCACGGCGAGGTGAAGTATATTATTTTACCGACGATTTCCGGTTTGGAGCATAAGGTATTTGTAGGGCCTTTTGCACGCTGTTTCCCCAACGCGCAAGTGTATGTCGCGCCCCAGCAATGGAGTTTCCCGATTGATTTGCCGTTGAGTTGGTTGGGTTTTCCGCCGGAGAGGACGGAGGTTTTGCCGCCAGATAGCAGTAAAACGCCGTTCGCCGATGAGTTCGATTATGAGATATTGGGGCCAATCGATTTAGGGCTGCGTCCGTTTTCTGAGGTGGCTTTTTTCCACAAGCGATCGCGTTCGTTGCTCGTGACCGATACCATTGTTTCTATCCCCGAAGAACCGCCCGAAGTCGTACAACTCGATCCCTATCCTCTATTGTTTCACGCTCGGGACGAAGCGCGCGATCGCATCGAAGATAGTCCCCAACTCCGCCGCAAAGGATGGCAGCGAATCTGTCTGTTTGCCCTTTATTTTCGCGCCAGCGTTCTCGATACTATTCCCTTACTCAAAGCCTTTCTTCTGGCTTCTAATGCCCCGGAGCGATCGAAAAAAGCTTATTTTGGGATTTATCCGTTTAAATGGAAGGAAAATTGGCAACAATCGTTTGCCGCACTCCGAAAAAGCAACTTACTCGTCGCCCCCATCCTACAAACCCTCATTCTCAATCGCAACTCCAAAGAGACATTAAACTGGGCTAAGCGCATTGGACGTTGGGACTTCAAGCGCATCGTTCCCTGCCACTTCAGCGCGCCTATAACTGCCGACTGGCAGCAATTCCGCGAAGCCTTTACCTTTTTGGAAGGGAAAAATTCGTTACCGCGAGCCGATTTTGAAGTAATGGAACAAATCGATGAAATATTAGTTCGGACTCGTATTGTTCCCCCTGCCCGTTGA
- a CDS encoding metallothionein, whose amino-acid sequence MATATKTKCACPKCQCEVSEDKAVVKDGQFYCSEACANGHPNGEACCNSGCHCHE is encoded by the coding sequence ATGGCTACTGCAACTAAAACGAAATGTGCTTGCCCTAAGTGCCAGTGCGAAGTTTCAGAAGACAAAGCTGTTGTTAAAGATGGTCAATTCTATTGCTCTGAAGCTTGTGCAAACGGTCATCCTAATGGGGAAGCTTGCTGCAATTCGGGCTGTCACTGTCACGAGTAA
- a CDS encoding ABC transporter ATP-binding protein: MSNYWKLAPYIRPQSGTIALALCCTLVFTACWPVLAWLSKWVAQSVGEGNVSEIARLAAVAATIFLIQKIAQYGQDSLMAKAALAIAYNLRTRLYAHLQRLNIDYFESSKTGDLSYRLTEDVDRVGEVVQKIFHQFIPCVLQVIVVLGYVIYLNWQLTLATFIIAPLMAVLIGWFGEQMRKFSLRSQSRISNLSALLVERFAGMRAIKAFAAEESAIAVFNREAESHRRIKYATEKLKAVQFPVIGFLQALCVLLLFLLGGWQISRGNLSGSSFVSYCVGVAMLIDPIAITTNNYNEVKQGEASVDRIFELFATQPTIIETVGAKELPPVMGKVEYCNVNFTYPAATYFASIDDEDTPANSRPLESSFQGKTPTLQNINFLVHPGETIALVGASGAGKSTLLNLLPRFYDPDAGEILIDGIKIRDVTLPSLRRKIGIVPQETILFSGTIAENIAFGQENFDLAAVEAAAKVANAHQFISQFSQGYYTYVGERGANLSGGQRQRIAIARAVFLNPQILILDEATSALDSESEALVQEALERIMRDRTVFVIAHRLATVRRSDRLFVLEKGQIVEAGTHAELLEKNGRYAQFYAQQFDRES, translated from the coding sequence ATGTCCAATTACTGGAAACTCGCCCCTTACATTCGCCCTCAAAGCGGAACGATCGCGCTCGCACTGTGCTGTACTCTTGTATTTACAGCTTGTTGGCCCGTGCTGGCGTGGTTGTCGAAGTGGGTAGCGCAGTCGGTGGGAGAGGGGAATGTTAGCGAAATCGCGCGTTTAGCTGCCGTTGCTGCTACAATCTTCCTCATTCAAAAAATAGCCCAGTACGGACAAGATAGTTTAATGGCGAAAGCAGCGCTCGCCATTGCTTATAATCTCAGAACTCGTCTTTACGCTCACCTACAACGCCTCAATATCGATTACTTTGAATCGAGCAAAACCGGGGATTTATCCTATCGCCTCACCGAAGATGTCGATCGCGTCGGCGAAGTCGTCCAAAAAATCTTCCATCAATTTATACCCTGCGTTCTGCAAGTTATCGTTGTTTTAGGCTACGTTATTTATCTCAACTGGCAACTCACCCTTGCTACCTTTATTATCGCGCCTTTAATGGCGGTTTTGATCGGCTGGTTTGGCGAACAAATGCGAAAGTTTTCCCTCCGCAGTCAAAGCCGAATTTCTAATCTTTCCGCCTTACTTGTCGAACGCTTTGCCGGAATGCGCGCGATTAAAGCCTTCGCTGCCGAAGAAAGCGCGATCGCTGTTTTTAACCGCGAAGCAGAAAGCCATCGCCGCATTAAATACGCCACCGAAAAGCTCAAAGCCGTTCAATTTCCTGTCATTGGTTTTTTACAAGCTTTATGCGTTTTGCTCTTATTTCTACTCGGCGGCTGGCAAATTTCTAGAGGCAACTTAAGCGGCAGTTCTTTTGTTAGTTATTGCGTCGGTGTCGCGATGCTCATCGATCCGATCGCGATTACTACCAATAACTACAACGAAGTCAAGCAAGGCGAGGCTTCTGTGGATCGTATCTTTGAGTTATTCGCCACTCAACCCACGATTATCGAAACCGTCGGTGCAAAAGAATTACCCCCCGTTATGGGAAAAGTGGAATATTGCAACGTTAATTTTACTTATCCCGCTGCTACTTACTTTGCGTCAATCGACGACGAAGATACTCCCGCCAATTCTCGCCCTCTTGAAAGCAGTTTTCAGGGCAAAACTCCCACCTTACAAAATATTAACTTCCTCGTCCATCCCGGCGAAACAATTGCCCTTGTCGGTGCATCTGGTGCGGGCAAAAGTACGCTCTTAAATTTACTGCCTCGCTTCTACGATCCCGATGCGGGAGAAATTCTCATCGATGGGATTAAGATTCGCGATGTCACGCTACCGAGTTTAAGGCGAAAAATTGGGATTGTTCCCCAAGAAACAATTTTATTTTCCGGAACAATCGCAGAAAATATTGCTTTCGGACAAGAAAACTTCGATCTCGCGGCGGTAGAAGCGGCTGCAAAAGTGGCGAATGCCCACCAGTTTATCAGTCAATTTTCCCAAGGTTATTATACTTATGTCGGCGAACGCGGCGCGAACTTATCCGGCGGACAGCGCCAGCGAATCGCGATCGCGCGCGCTGTTTTTCTCAATCCGCAAATCCTCATTCTAGACGAAGCCACTTCTGCTTTAGACTCGGAATCCGAAGCTTTAGTCCAAGAAGCCTTAGAACGAATTATGCGCGATCGCACGGTATTTGTCATTGCCCACCGCCTCGCTACCGTTCGCCGCAGCGATCGCTTATTTGTGCTTGAAAAAGGTCAAATTGTCGAAGCTGGAACTCATGCAGAATTATTGGAGAAAAATGGTCGTTACGCACAATTTTATGCCCAACAATTCGATCGCGAATCGTAA
- a CDS encoding type II toxin-antitoxin system HigB family toxin has product MRIISESKLKRFWETKIDSQEPLRTWCKLTKTSNWKNFVEVKQTFSSADIVGKLTIFDIGGNKYRLITFIDYERQKIFIRYI; this is encoded by the coding sequence ATGCGTATCATTTCAGAATCAAAACTCAAGCGTTTTTGGGAGACAAAAATTGATTCTCAAGAGCCTTTAAGAACATGGTGTAAATTAACGAAGACAAGCAATTGGAAAAATTTTGTCGAAGTCAAACAAACGTTTTCTTCGGCAGATATTGTAGGAAAATTAACAATATTTGATATAGGGGGCAACAAATACCGCTTAATTACATTTATAGACTATGAACGCCAAAAGATATTTATACGCTATATATAG